From one Culex quinquefasciatus strain JHB chromosome 3, VPISU_Cqui_1.0_pri_paternal, whole genome shotgun sequence genomic stretch:
- the LOC6030947 gene encoding uncharacterized protein LOC6030947, producing the protein MAPTFIPAVPISYFTAENGQHFIVVKPVPSDNGPAYSNNIPVVKKNKRPPKKVVSAAHILGLSTSEILELNQLARIIGVKDMYDLPPLEEVMTLLGTTSKSETIKAVRDYASTPGGLELIKDYVLSYQPVKRMDTFAAKNSVEGVADDWAIESNDDFVNFDLNNLEDFNGNMSQSLDENIITPVAEPSFFEKLRSFFTFGYYKEESQTNEPKSSEQKTQMPLVPTKLVPHFIIPVKPIVPIDEKSINSNLQRYPLTPFIQDMNPFAMKPVPIEPSTSTTTASAPPMDMDHNETHIYPDETPQDSANIEDNVSSATKQPQMQIPLPEEANGTVNKILNSADLPKMDNVAIRENSTFEITTEA; encoded by the coding sequence ATGGCACCGACCTTCATACCAGCGGTTCCAATAAGTTATTTCACAGCCGAGAATGGACAGCACTTCATCGTCGTCAAACCCGTTCCTTCGGATAATGGTCCCGCTTATTCAAACAACATTCCAGtggtgaaaaaaaacaaaagaccaCCAAAGAAAGTGGTGTCGGCAGCTCACATTCTGGGACTATCTACATCCGAAATCTTGGAGTTAAATCAACTGGCACGGATTATAGGCGTAAAGGATATGTACGATCTTCCACCGCTGGAAGAAGTGATGACACTGCTAGGAACTACATCAAAAAGTGAAACGATCAAAGCTGTTAGAGACTATGCTTCCACACCGGGAGGACTCGAATTAATCAAGGATTATGTTTTGAGTTATCAGCCTGTGAAGCGCATGGATACATTCGCGGCTAAGAATTCGGTCGAAGGCGTTGCAGATGACTGGGCTATCGAAAGCAACgatgattttgtcaattttgatctAAATAATTTAGAAGATTTTAATGGTAACATGTCTCAATCTCTGGATGAAAATATCATCACACCAGTCGCTGAGcctagttttttcgaaaaattgagaTCATTCTTTACGTTTGGATACTATAAAGAGGAGTCACAAACAAATGAACCAAAAAGTTCTGAGCAGAAAACTCAAATGCCTCTAGTGCCAACCAAATTGGTTCCACATTTCATAATTCCAGTAAAACCAATTGTGCCAATTGACGAAAAATCCATTAATTCTAATCTGCAACGATACCCACTGACGCCTTTTATTCAAGATATGAATCCTTTCGCAATGAAACCGGTCCCAATTGAGCCATCTACTAGTACAACAACTGCCTCCGCTCCTCCAATGGATATGGACCACAATGAGACGCACATTTACCCCGATGAAACACCACAAGACAGCGCAAACATCGAAGATAATGTCTCCAGTGCGACGAAACAGCCTCAAATGCAAATTCCCTTACCGGAAGAGGCAAATGGGACAGTAAACAAGATTCTGAACAGTGCAGATTTGCCAAAGATGGACAATGTAGCGATAAGGGAGAACAGCACTTTCGAAATAACTACCGAGGCTTAG
- the LOC6030946 gene encoding uncharacterized protein LOC6030946 — MDKIINFVIVSALAVTITFVYGSNDENPLRGFIGYNQWKPLIRWRPQPFPPPASYQRLDDSNDYVSNDAVAADYAADEGSTSLDSQDINSKAKRSRVRQPLCEVLVNIVYVGNGTDGYQYRPDHYITESCMEPYFNTFHNKCTETGLSCTQIRQKIFITRRKVSNEDAKTSNCWEHVRMEEIDAGCECMWPREHIGDKHSYRNGK; from the exons atggataaaatcaTCAATTTC GTAATAGTTTCTGCTTTAGCAGTCACAATCACATTTGTGTACGGCAGCAACGATGAAAATCCCCTTCGAGGCTTCATAGGCTACAACCAATGGAAGCCCTTAATTCGGTGGCGCCCACAACCTTTTCCACCACCTGCAAGCTATCAGCGTTTGGACGACTCGAACGATTACGTTTCTAACGATGCTGTGGCGGCGGACTATGCGGCCGATGAAGGTTCCACAAGTCTAGACTCCCAAGACATCAATTCTAAAGCGAAGCGGTCTCGGGTCCGGCAACCGCTTTGCGAAGTTCTG GTAAATATTGTTTACGTGGGAAACGGGACAGATGGTTACCAATATCGACCTGACCATTATATTACGGAATCATGCATGGAGCCATACTTCAACACGTTTCACAACAAG TGCACGGAAACCGGACTATCGTGTACGCAGATAAGGCAGAAGATTTTCATCACTCGAAGAAAAGTTTCCAACGAAGATGCCAAAACTTCCAACTGTTGGGAGCACGTGCGGATGGAAGAG ATCGATGCCGGGTGCGAATGTATGTGGCCTCGGGAACACATAGGAGATAAGCATTCCTATCGAAACGGGAAATAA